The Pleurodeles waltl isolate 20211129_DDA chromosome 7, aPleWal1.hap1.20221129, whole genome shotgun sequence genome contains the following window.
CTTTTAACCCCATTTCTAATTTTTGGCTAGTGGCTCAAGCTATCCAAGACTTGACAGAACTATCCACACTGCATCTGACATGTAATGGCATTTTTGTCTTAAAtgctagccaggacctcactgTTTTGCCAAATATCCAGCACCTGTACTTGGCTAAAAACAACATTAGCTTTCTGGACTTCACCAATTATGTGATGCCCAGCTTGCGATTTCTAGATGTCACACGGAACAACATGACTGCAGTGAACATTAGCTCATTCCATAATGTACCCAATCTGGCAGAGGTGGTCTTTGATGAGAACCCACTTAAAATATCACAGATCCATGGATTCCCCCTGAgcaaccttactgcccttcactggTCGAGCATGTGGCCTGCTTTTGGAGAAGACTTAAGTGCTGCCTGTCAACTGCTCCAGACTTTGCCTAACCTGAACCTTTTGGATATTCAACACTCCAAAATTAATTCTCGTGATCTTAACTTCATTGGCAACTGTACTAATTCCACCACTATCATCCTGTCTACTAGCCCACTTAGAAGGTTAGGAAAGAATGCTTTCCAGTCATTTAGATCCCTTGAGACCCTTTACCTGAATAAGGCCAAATTGCAGCAGATAGACCCTGGAGCCTTTAATAATCTGAAATACCTGCACACTCTGAGCATGGAACGTAATCAGCTTAAAGAACTTAAAGAGTTAGTATTCAGATCACTAAGAAGGCTTCAAAATCTGGACCTCTCAAAAAACTTTTTAACCCACCTCACCCCGAAGGCATTCATTGGCTTGGCAGAACTCAAGAATATGAGCCTGCGGAATTGTAAAATAGTGGTAGTAACTAGGGACAGCTTTACATATTTGAGGAAACTTGTTTTCTTAGATCTTAGCAGCAATAGCCTGACTTTAATTAAGGACAATACTTTTGAAAAACTAAACAAACTTGAAATATTACTACTGACAGGAAATAAAATCTCAGCAGTAAAGACCCAAGGCTTTAGAGGCCTTCATTCCCTCCGCTACCTCTCCCTCTCGAGAAACCACATTTATAAGCTGGACCCCGACAGGTTCCGATTTCTTAGAGGTCTTTCTGGATTAGACCTTAGTATGAATAAACTAACCTCATGGAACAGATTTCAAATGCACAGTCCTTTTCAGGAACTTCGATCTCTGAAACTACTAGATCTGAGTTCTCAGGAAAAAAATGATGAGATGAGTAATTCAGACCAGTTGTTTGAAGGGCTTCAGAACCTTGAAATTCTAAACCTGCGTAGTAACCCAATCATGCCTTTCCAGAATCTTTCACTGCACCCTCTTGTTAACCTCACTGAACTGGATCTGTCTGACATGTACCCAAGTGGCCTATTCAAGTTTAGCTCATATCTACTTCAGAGCACCAGGAAACTCAAGCATCTTAAGCTTGATAGCAACTCATTTAACGACCTCCCCGAAGAGGCTTTTGCCAATTTGGATTCTTTAGAGGTGCTGTCGCTGAGAGACAATACTCTGACAAATATCAGTGAGAATTTGGTGGGAAATCTGACTGCACTGACATACCTGGATGTTTATATGAACCCACTCTTGTGCTCTTGTGAGAACGTTTGGTTCCAGAATTGGTCCACCAGTAACCCCCGTGTGCAAGTGCCCTTAATTCAGTCTTTCAGTTGCTTTGGCAAGTTCGAGGACACCATTAACTTCACAGAACAGGACCTGTCCTTCTGCAACAATAACATTCCAATTATCTTATTCCTATGTACTTTTATAATCACTCTGTTGACCATGATTGCCTCCATTCTAATGGTAAAGTTGAGATGGGTCTTAATTTATGCCTACTGCATGCTTAGAGCCTGGTGTGAGAAGAAATTCCGTAAGGAAGTACGGGCTCATCAGTTTGATGCCTTTGTGTCTTGCTGTGCAGAAGACGAGCCCTGGGTGATGGAAAACCTACTGCTCAACCTCGAGTCATTAGGCCAGCAGAAGTACCGCCTCTGCTTCAAGCCAAGAGATTTTCTGCCTGGAGAATTCTACATTGACAGTCTCCAGAATGCCATTAACAACAGCAGGAAGACCATCTGTGTTGTCAGCAGTGAGTATCTCAACAGTGACTGGTGCAGGATGGAGATTGAGATGGCGTGCTCTAGGATGTTCTACCAGCATGAGGATGTTCTCATCGTAGTGTTTCTAGAAGACATTCCCAACTACAGGTGAGGGCAGAAATTTGCATGTTTATTGGTACGCAGAATTCCATGTAGTTTTAAACTCCTAATTTTATGTAATTGCAgactctaaaaacatttttttattcaatCTGAAGTTGGTGGGATACTCTCCTTCAAGCATAGAATACCCATGATTGTTCCAGCAAATGAAATACATTGCAAACAAACAAGAATATTTGTAAAATAACTTTAACCTAACTAAAACAGTCTGTGTCTACATTTTACTGTAGGAGTGTTTATTAATCAAATATAAACGTTACAGTATTTATTTAAGATTCAAATTTACTTGTCATATTAAAGAATcatctttcaaaaacaaaatactttaCTGATAAAATTCATGAAAATTATGACTTTAAAAGAAAAAACTCCAACATTATAAAGAATTTGAATTGCTCTATACATGTCTTTCTTTCAGTAACTTGAGGGCACTACATGAAATATAGAATGGGGCAGACAGAGAGAAACAGCTGCTGTTCCCCATTGTACTGAATCCGCTCTTTTTGAGGTGACAGAACACCTTAAGAGGTATCCTAGATATGGGTGACAAAGCTGTGTTGATACTGTTTGATTTATCAGCATCATTTGATACAGTATCACAGTCTTGGCTTCCACAGGCTTTTCCATCTGCAGGTCATTGGTTTAGATCGCCAAGCATTGATCTGGACAAAATCTTTTCTGGAGAATAGACGCCACCTTTTTCGTCAGGTATGTAGGCCCTAGCAGTGGCGGTGCTGCAGGACTCTGCTTTGAGCTCTACTCTTTTCAATATCTATATGACCCCACTGGCACAGCTTGCAGAATCCTTCGGAGCAAAGATAATTttgtatgccaatgacacacagctgtTTTTGTCCTTCAGTAAAGGTCAGGAGATTGATTCGGGTTGTATCAAATCatgtctgggagcagttttcagttCAATGTGACAATCATCTTATATGCAATGCAGATAGTAATAAGGTCGTCCTTTTTGGGCTGGTGTCTCCTTTGGAGTGGTCCAAATGTTGGCCGGAATGTGCTTTTCCTTTGGCCTCTCATTCGGAAGTGGTCAACACCTTGGGGATTAAGCTTGATAATCAACTCTCCTCCCAGCTGCAGCCCACAGCACTGGTGGGCACATGTTTGGGgaggctttgtacatttaaaaaaaatctattttcttccCTTACCTGCTAGAAAAACAGTGATTCGGGCCTTCATCATCTCTAGACTGGATTAGCCTAATGCTCTCTTCCTAGGCCTGCCAGACTACATGATTAACCGGCTTCAGGTAATACAAAATGTGGCTGCAAGACTTCTTAAGCTCCCTTTTCAAACTTCCGTTTTGTCTTATCTACATTCCCTTAATTAGCTCCCAGTCAGAAAACTGATCTTGTTTAAGGCACTTGTAATGATCCATAGCACCCTACCTCATGTAGACTATCAATATCCTGAAGCTAGAATACAGTTTTACATGCCCATGAGGGAGCTTTGCTCCGCtcacttggccttggaagtggtccAGGATTATTTGCTTAAGGACATGGGGGTCACTCTTTCTATTTTCAGGCTCCCATTGCTTGGAACAAACTACCTCTTGAGCTGCATCCTGAAATGTTcaaattggaataaaaaaaaacttgaagaCTTGGCCTTTTGATCTGGCCTAATTCGCTCAAAGACACTCTTCAGAGCATCTGTTGCACTCTATAAATGTATGTAGTTGTTGTTGAAAAAGAGGGGCCCAGTCCTTAGAAATGTGGGATTTAGGAAGTTCTCTCATTTTTATGCCTTTCCTAAAATGGTGGTAGTTTGGTTCCACCTTGAGGCTTTGAGTCAATAATTTCCTCAGTCTGGGTACCTGGACTACCAGTATCCTTGTTTATTCCCTCTAAAGGCTCATTTGCAGATAAGGTCTGCCATTGCTGTTGGCACATGCTGCTCAGCAAGGACCTGCTGGTACCTTGAGTAGCAGCTTCTGAAGTTGAAAAAGATTCAAGGCTTGCAACTCTGCATTATGTTTTAACACTGGGCTAACTGTGCACCTCTCCACATCAGGGCAACAGAGGACTAGCGCCACTCAGCAGCCATTCACACATTCCTTGCTTTGAGCCTCTGTCAATCCACTCAGAAAATCTCCACTGGCCGGTGCAGCCAGCCAGCCCAGTGTGGCTAAGCCCATCATGCCCCCACCTTCGTACTTTGCTTGTTTTGCAGCacaaatcctgcctgccagggGCGTAgcctggtcagtatgattggggtggggtgtgagcttcaaatttcccaacaatGATGCTGTAAGAGAAGCAGGACGTGAGTGAGGCTTAAGGGGCCATGGAAATAGAGAGGACTGGTAGGGGTATTTAAAAcggaatatttttcaaactaatcaatccttccctcccccctccaaagcTAAGGCCCTGCTGCCTGCCCGCACCCGTCACGACTGCTTTGACCACTCTCAAGACGCCCGTAAATGGTCTTACACCTGCCGGGAATCACTTGCTTACTTCCTGGGTAAATCGATTCGTAAATTTTAAACTTGAGCTTGAAACCGAAGGTGTGTTTGTTACTAGGCCTTCCAAGTGTAGGAGCATCATTTGACACATTTATAGTGGACAATAACACTCTTTCCAACAAGGAAACTtgttgaaaaaggaaggtttgaaagGGTCCGTAACCTGATAGAACTGTTTTGACTCATTTAGGAAAATGCATTTTCACTACATCTAACAGTCAATATTTAATTGCGTTTTTCTTAGCATATGCATGTTTATAATATTAGCTATTTTCACTACCGGCCTAGAAAACAGAGTTCAGCCTGCAAGAGGGGCTTTGCAAGAGGGGCCTTTCGTGAAGAGTTTCTTTATTCTGAAAGTAACAACGAATCTTGAATCGTTTTTATAACATTTTAGCTATGACCGTGTAAATGCATTCTAACAGCATAATGAACATTATAAAATACATTCTAACAAACAGTTCTAACATTTATAAATCTCGTATGTGTATACCTTATGCAAagttttacaaagtaggcattctCTGCTAGAAATGTGTAATGATTAAACATATTTGGTGACAATGTATCAACCTTTTCCAGGCACCAGCTGTGCAAATTATTTTGTAATGGGTTCTTTTTCTAACCTCGTTCGTGTATCATGTATGCACATATTACACGGGTTGCTGTGAGGCCTTTTCCCTTAGCCACCAGTGGTCCCTGGGCAgcaggaatggggggggggggaggtgggggtggcagtCATTTATCTGTGCAGTTACAGAGCTTCAGGAGCTAATGGACTCCATTTGGATTACCAAATTGCCACATGTGGGTTTATGGCTCCCCAGGTATATTGAAGCTGAGCAGTCGAGACTTCGCCTGGTGTTATTAAAATGTTCAAATCTGATACtgtaagcaacaaataattgtgctCAGTAAGCTGATTGGGCAGAgctgtgtctttgggaaaatgcagggtcatttagagtttggcagagcagATGAATCGCCATAAATTGTTGGTTCACCCACCCAGCCAAACTCTCATCCCTCTAACCTGCTTCTAGAGGGGGAAACCATAGCTGCCAATTTTCCCAGGTCCATTCTTCTAGTCATCCTGTTTTATAATGAACCGCAAGTCTTAGAATTCAAAAACAAGAACCTGgattggagcagcacatcacacatggacttggGTAACTTTCCACGGCTGAGAAACTACTAGTTGTCAAGTAGTGAAGGTTCAGTCATCTCTGCCAGAAGAATTCCTTAACCCTGCTGCCCGTCTGCCACTTTACCCTGTGTCATAATGACTGTTGTCCAACCCTAATTAGGACATGGTGAATGTTACTAGATGTCAATGTCTGCGACCATCTTGCAAGGAATGGTAGTCCTGGGCAGGGAAATTGCTCAATGGTCCCACACTTCACTTTTAAAGTTTATTCTCTCAAAAATCAAAAAGGTTTGTGGAACACCAATGGAATCCACTTGTCAAACTCTTAAGCCTTTTGAGCAACTGCCGCAGCGGCGGTTGTTGTGAAGGCCGAAAGATTTTTGTTAGGCATGCAATAATCTCTAAATCGGATGGAGGGTCATCCAGCCTAGCCTCTATCTAGAAATTCAGTTTCCTTTTTGTTCTGTCTTACAGAAATAGTTTCTTTCTTTGCATTGGATTTGTAGAGGGTTTCTATGTTTCCGCTCCTGTCTCATGACTCTGATAAGGTTCATACTTATGTAAAGCTATCACTGGAGTCAATAATGCTTTTAAGTATAAGAAAGAAAATTATATCCTTTAGTTATTTTTAATCTTTGACTCTGTTTGGAGACCATATTGGAGTTTAGGCTGATATCCACTCTACAGCCACCATTTTGCTATGTTCAGTGCtctgttgtaggaaaatgccactgttggcatggttgattgaaagtttgctgggaccctgctaaccaggccccagcaccagtgttctttccctaaaactgtacctttgtctccacaattggcacagccctggcacacagatatctcccttgtaaaagatacccctggtaccaagggccctgtggtcagagaaggtctctaagggctgcagaatgtattatgccaccctggggacgcctcactcagcacatgcacactgccttgcagcttgtgtgtgctggtgggtagaaaaagactaagtcggcatggcactcccctcagagtgccatgcccacaacccactgcctgtggcataggttaaccctctagcaggccttacagccctaaggcagggtgcact
Protein-coding sequences here:
- the LOC138246263 gene encoding toll-like receptor 13 is translated as MQFPHRKLNLLLLWVLLVAVQALLLEAYGFSKCIFINTATTGANCTRRGIINLTAAIDQLPNRTSWLDVSHNSIKILEMGTFSHLSRLRNLSLASNQIGEIQVGAFWHLEGLNFLDLSNNRIHSLDPLDFAELHGLQVLQISYNNIYSLQSNSLKPFVSLQELDLSFNPISNFWLVAQAIQDLTELSTLHLTCNGIFVLNASQDLTVLPNIQHLYLAKNNISFLDFTNYVMPSLRFLDVTRNNMTAVNISSFHNVPNLAEVVFDENPLKISQIHGFPLSNLTALHWSSMWPAFGEDLSAACQLLQTLPNLNLLDIQHSKINSRDLNFIGNCTNSTTIILSTSPLRRLGKNAFQSFRSLETLYLNKAKLQQIDPGAFNNLKYLHTLSMERNQLKELKELVFRSLRRLQNLDLSKNFLTHLTPKAFIGLAELKNMSLRNCKIVVVTRDSFTYLRKLVFLDLSSNSLTLIKDNTFEKLNKLEILLLTGNKISAVKTQGFRGLHSLRYLSLSRNHIYKLDPDRFRFLRGLSGLDLSMNKLTSWNRFQMHSPFQELRSLKLLDLSSQEKNDEMSNSDQLFEGLQNLEILNLRSNPIMPFQNLSLHPLVNLTELDLSDMYPSGLFKFSSYLLQSTRKLKHLKLDSNSFNDLPEEAFANLDSLEVLSLRDNTLTNISENLVGNLTALTYLDVYMNPLLCSCENVWFQNWSTSNPRVQVPLIQSFSCFGKFEDTINFTEQDLSFCNNNIPIILFLCTFIITLLTMIASILMVKLRWVLIYAYCMLRAWCEKKFRKEVRAHQFDAFVSCCAEDEPWVMENLLLNLESLGQQKYRLCFKPRDFLPGEFYIDSLQNAINNSRKTICVVSSEYLNSDWCRMEIEMACSRMFYQHEDVLIVVFLEDIPNYRLSTYHRLRKLLKHHAYITWPEDPTQAESFWVKLRAELDSQQTREQAMQLGITI